In one window of Pristiophorus japonicus isolate sPriJap1 chromosome 9, sPriJap1.hap1, whole genome shotgun sequence DNA:
- the LOC139272788 gene encoding NACHT, LRR and PYD domains-containing protein 3-like produces MVMGKGAGARRVMWESFVNMRHGVPKLDKILKEVQEHGFFRFDDMKATDCFSEVPSQLKDVQQKHKETLRAQTETLRVNTILIKEKVKVFQLVDRFAELTVISTVQDRALVEHELLARGRDHEGWREKHLRKELEKIRTDILFQITFYQNTSNSGSSAAVSGVAGIGKTTMVQKIVHNWATGKIYPHFQFVFSFKFRDLNAINDRINLRNLILDKYPSFGNILRELWKNPEGLLFIFDGLDKFKDTIDFADNRRNTEPQHRCTDPENWCEVSDIVYSLIQHKLLTGCSVLVTSRPTALHLLEKAEIRVWAEILGFVGEEWKEYFNKCFEDQTVAAAVIKHVEENGILYTMCYNPSYCWILGLSLGPFFTQANRKQQRVPKTITQLFSYYIYNILKNHGRKIESPRDVLLKLGEMAFTGVSMKKIVFRNEDLIKYNLQPCQFLSGFMMEVLKKVDSAQSVVYTFPHLTIQEFVAALAQFLTPDPGDILKFLREAHSKQDGRFELFLHFAAGLSSPRAARPLEEFLGKFLHQTTCRVIDWMKENVEEQIVNTESETGKRNLLNTLHYLFESQNNGLARTTLGSVETITFSGLALTPIDCAVLSHIIGLCDTIKHLNLQICSIQCEGLQRLAPALHKYQMLR; encoded by the exons ATGGTGATGGGCAAAGGCGCTGGGGCCCGAAGGGTGATGTGGGAATCCTTTGTGAATATGCGCCATGGAGTACCAAAGCTGGACAAAATACTGAAAGAAGTACAGGAACACG GTTTCTTTCGATTTGATGACATGAAAGCCACAGACTGTTTCTCCGAAGTTCCAAGTCAGCTGAAAG ATGTTCAACAGAAACACAAGGAAACACTCCGAGCACAAACTGAAACACTGAGAGTGAACACTATCCTAATAAAGGAGAAAGTTAAAGTTTTCCAACTGGTTGATCGATTCGCTGAGCTAACGGTCATTTCTACTGTTCAAGATCGGGCACTTGTAGAACATGAACTGCTGGCAAGAGGCCGAGATCATGaagggtggagagagaaacatctcCGGAAAGAACTAGAAAAAATACGAACTGATATATTGTTCCAGATCACCTTTTACCAGAACACATCCAATTCTGGGAGTTCAGCAGCAGTGAGCGGAGTCGCGGGGATTGGAAAAACAACAATGGTACAAAAGATTGTTCATAACTGGGCTACGGGGAAAATATACCCACATTTCCAATTTGTTTTCAGTTTTAAATTCCGGGATTTGAATGCTATTAACGATAGAATAAACCTGAGGAATCTGATACTGGATAAATATCCTTCCTTTGGGAATATTCTGAGAGAGCTTTGGAAGAACCCAGAGGGATTGCTCTTTATATTCGATGGATTGGATAAATTCAAGGACACAATCGATTTTGCTGATAATCGTCGAAATACAGAACCTCAGCACCGGTGCACAGATCCCGAAAACTGGTGTGAAGTGTCTGATATCGTGTACAGTTTAATCCAGCACAAGCTGCTCACAGGATGTTCAGTACTGGTGACCAGCCGCCCCACTGCATTACATTTATTGGAAAAGGCTGAGATCAGAGTCTGGGCTGAAATCCTGGGATTTGTTGGTGAAGAATGGAAGGAATATTTCAACAAGTGTTTTGAAGATCAGACGGTGGCAGCAGCTGTTATCAAACACGTGGAGGAGAATGGGATCCTGTACACCATGTGCTACAACCCTTCCTACTGCTGGATCCTCGGTCTGTCACTGGGCCCCTTCTTTACACAGGCAAACAGGAAACAGCAGCGGGTTCCCAAGACTATCACCCAACTTTTTTCATACTATATTTATAACATTCTGAAAAACCATGGCCGAAAGATTGAAAGCCCCAGAGATGTGTTACTGAAGCTCGGTGAGATGGCCTTCACAGGAGTCTCCATGAAGAAGATTGTGTTTAGAAATGAAGATTTGATCAAGTACAATCTGCAACCTTGCCAGTTCCTGTCTGGGTTCATGATGGAAGTTTTGAAGAAGGTTGATTCTGCCCAGAGCGTGGTGTACACATTCCCGCACCTCACCATCCAAGAGTTTGTAGCGGCACTCGCACAATTCCTGACTCCAGATCCCGGGGACATCCTGAAATTCCTCCGTGAAGCCCACAGCAAGCAAGATGGGCGATTTGAGCTATTTCTCCATTTCGCTGCTGGTCTCTCCTCCCCGCGGGCAGCTCGGCCCCTGGAGGAGTTTCTGGGTAAATTTCTTCATCAGaccacctgccgagtgattgactGGATGAAGGAGAATGTTGAAGAACAGATTGTAAACACAGAGAGTGAAACTGGTAAAAGGAACCTCCTGAACACATTGCACTATCTGTTTGAGTCTCAGAATAATGGACTGGCTCGGACTACATTGGGATCGGTGGAAACAATTACATTTAGTGGATTGGCACTGACCCCGATTGACTGTGCAGTTCTGTCTCATATCATTGGACTCTGCGATACAATAAAACATCTCAATCTACAAATCTGCTCCATTCAGTGTGAAGGACTCCAGCGGCTGGCACCCGCACTGCACAAATATCAAATGTTGAGGTAA